Genomic window (Zingiber officinale cultivar Zhangliang unplaced genomic scaffold, Zo_v1.1 ctg187, whole genome shotgun sequence):
gaacatctttcctgcaaaacaaggttagtccgagacaaatagatcttgcaaaataaaatgttagcacagtttatgagttCAGTATAAgaaatatgacttagattccatctttccgagactggaatctagtcacgatctcgacttagatgtccgaaatggatctaagccggatcgacgcctaatgttcccttcccgggaacgagtccttgcagtcactcccctccagtgacttacctcacttacctgccagacgtccggtcagcccgtcgacccgtctggacttcgtgccagctatctggtcagcccgtcgacctagctggacttcgtgcctaagcgtccggtcagcccgtcgacccgcttggacttcgtgccagctatccggtcagcccgtcgacctagctgggcttcgtaccaaacatccggtcagcccgtcgacctgtctgaacttctcctgcacactcgatcagagtgttagacaacaacaagctaacttaacctgatttgtcattcatcaaaacctggattaaatcgttagtgcaaaccgcaccaacagtaactTGTACTTTATTTCTGATTCGCAATATCTATAGTAACAATTTCATTTATTTTAGTGTTGCCTTATGTGTTATTattatgatttaattttaatattctttTTCTGAAAGGTATCTCCACATTtgagaaattagaaataagaatcacattttttatattattgtgtATGCTTACTTGTGAATTGATTGATAAACTTGCATACTGAAATTGTTAGCTTAATTTACTGCATATTTACTATTTTGTCTTACTTGATTGAATCAGTCtaaagtaaaatttatttttgtcgTGCTAACTCTGATTGATTCAACTATTTATTTTTACTATATGCTCATTTTTAATTTGTAAcattattcactcccctctagcattgattttgatcctatatgatagatattttattacttgttgAAAGTCGCACACTTGCAGATTTCGCCTATGACCAGTAAAGCCGACTCCCTTCAATACTTAAGCCAGGATAATCttggaaataaaatttaccttcTCTAAGGGGAGGGGCTTATGCTTGAAAAGAAAGTGTCTTCCGCTAGGGAAGAGCTATAGCAAGCTGTGAAAGCAAGTGCCTTCTGTTGAGGAAGGGATATTTGGTGGAGCAAGGATGAAAAATTAGAATAGTGGTGGAGCCGATCAATTGCTACGTTGAATGGAAAATACTCATAGAATTTGAATTCAGTAGAGAGCATGCATGGATGAGAGAACCTTCTTCTTGGTGAACTTCCTTTATCTTATATTGGCATGAAGCTTCCTTCCACGTGGACTCCTCCATGCCTTGTCCATCATCTCATATGTGTGTTGCAATCAACTCCCTACATGGAAAGAAGTATGGTTGTTATTTTCTCTTCTATTAGACAACTTCTTACTTACACGTCTAAGAAATACTAGTGAGGGTACAAATCCTCCTGCTTGCCTAGTTCGTCGACACTGTTGCCATCACCGCCCTTGGTTAACCTTCACTATAGCCATGTTTAGTTCACTGCTCACTATTTAATTAGCTCCTGGTCTAAGAATGACTAACAACGATAATGAAGTAAAGTAGTCTGTGAAACCAGAGTCCGCGAGGGATATCTACAGGTGGGGATAATCTCGTAGCTTGAGGGACGACACCACCTAAGAGGTTATTAGCTAGAGAAGTGtttataaaattgataaaataagATCACCGAAGGAGTTGTAATCTAGAGGAGACTTCAGCAAGCTAGAAGGCTTTTGCGGCCTAGGATAGTTGAGGTCCAGTGGAGAGATCTCCAAAGATAGGGAGACTTTCACAGCTTGTGATAGTCGAGTTACAGGGGAGATATGTAAAGGCAGGGAGGCTTTCGAAGCCTGGGATAGTTGAAGTTCAGGAAAGATCTCCAAAGGTAGGGACGCTCTAGCAGCATAGGATAGTTGAGGTACAAGGAATATCTTGAAAGGCAAGGAAACTCTCGTAACCTAGGCTAGTTGAGGTCAGGGGAGGTATTCAAAGGCAGGAAGGCTCTGGCAACCTGGGATAATTAAAGTTCAGGGGATATATCCAAAGGCAAGGAGACTCTCATAGCCTAGGATAGTTGAGGTCTACGGGAGATCTCCACAGGCATAGAAGTTCTTGCAGCCACAGTTAAGGTTCAGAGGAGATCTCCATAGGCAGGGAGGTTCTTAATTACAAATTGAGATAGTAGGAGTCTAGGGGAGACTTCCACGGGCAAAGTGGTTCTCACAGCCTAGGATAATAGGAGTTCCAGGAGAGACTTCCATAAACAGAGAAATTTTGGGATAATATTTGTTAGAGAGACATTAGCTGATAAATAATGATTCTTTATTTTTCGCTTAGCTTCTTTTATTGATTTGGAATTCTAAAATAGTAAAGCAACACAATTGCAACGTAGAGTAACAACAACGAATATTATtggcaattaattaattaattaattaaacaagtGAGTGAGGGTTGGTTGAGAAAGTGAAAGTTGCTAATTGTTGTTGTCCGTCCATTGTTGAGCTTGGAGCCAGTCAACGAGGCGTTTGTCCACCTGAAAAGCCTTGGCGAGCACATCATCGGAAATGGGCGGCGTCGATCCGAACACTGCCTTGGCAATGGTAATGACGCCCGGGTTTTGACTGCTGAGACCGGCGAGCGCAACGGCATTGTATTTGCCCGTGTTGAGTTGGAAGTGGATGAGGCCTTGGGGGAACACAAAGACGTCACCCTTCTTCAAATTCTTAGTGAAGAGGCGGTTGGTTTGGCCGATGTTGGACGTCACAAAGCCGACGTAGAGCTCTCCTTCTAGCACGACGAGGATCTCAGTGGCGCGAGGGTGGGTGTGAGGAGGGTTGAGCCCATTAGGCGCGAAGTCTATGCGAGCCAAGGAGATGCCGAGGGTGTTCAGCCCGGGGATCTTATTCACGTTGACGGCGGTGACGTTGGAGCGGACATTGTTGACGGTGTTGCCGGGCTTGTCGAGGCCAGAAGTGTAGAAGTCGTCGGCTGTGACGTCGTTCATGTTCTTGCATACGGCGCCGTTGACGAACACTGCAAAAAGGTAATTAAGGTCCGATTGGTAAACATATGCATGCATGCGTACTGGAAAATGGAAATGAAAGCGCTTAGTTTGCTTGTTGGCGGGGGAGGAGGAGTAAAGCTAGCTATGCACCTTTGGAGCTATCATCTGCGACGCAGAAGTCCTGAAGGGGACTAGGATCTGAAGCCAATACAGCATGAGCGAAAGCCAAGGCGAGGAGTGCGACGAGGAGCAGTTTCATAGCCATGTCTTTGATTAATTGTATCACTGAGCTGAGCAATGGTATATTGGTATTGTTATGCATGCATTAATAGGTTTATATAGAGAAGAAGTAGGCTTGAAAGTTGAAGCATTCTTCCCTGCCTTGCCCTGCTCTGCTCTGCTTTCATTTGGTAGCGTGCGTGAGAAGAGAGATCATGAAATGGTAAACTAAAAGCGCATGACATGCTCAGTCTTCACCTGCTCCTTAATCATCAGAGTAATTAACTACTTGGTCTTATCTTATTACTTGAccaattaaaagtttaattttcgCCTGAGAATTTGACCATATCATATGCTGCTACCAAATACAAGACAtgcacaattaattaattaaagctaATTGACTTAGTGATCCTCTACGTCCTTTATATTAATTTACTTGGCCAACATAGAAGCAAATTAGAATGGACAACACAATATAATGCGTTTATCAtcgtattaattaattgattatattGGCTTGTACGTAACTAATCCACGTTCCCATTAATGTTCATATTTGAATCATACATTTATAATAAGTCAAAGTCAAAGTAAAGTAAGATTAGTTCAAACCTTCTAGTCTGATAGTCTATATATATATCCCTTTCCTCTAACCTATTCGCATATCATTCATTGCAGCTAGCAACCAACCGCCGTTTCTACTCTTTTATATATTAATCTCCTAAACAAATTAATTAGCTAAGATGGCGGCTAAAATTCTTATGGTTATTGCTGCTCTCCTTGCTTTTCAATTGGCTACCTCTCGTGTAGTATGGGCATCTGATCCTAGTCCACTTCAAGACTTTTGCGTCGCCAATAACAGCTCCAAAGGTTTATATACATAACTTCTTCTCCCTTAGCTTAGCTTCGCTTGGTTGATTTAATTTAGAGTGGTTTGTCTATTTACATCTTATATATTCATTGGTTCCTTGATTTACAGTGTTTGTCAATGGATTCGTTTGCAAGAGCATGGATGACGTGAAAGCCGAAGACTTCTTCACCTATGGCCTCGACAAGCCCGGCAACACCATAAACAAGCTAGGCTCCAACGTCCGTGCAGTCAATGTGAATACAATTCCTGGGCTCAACACGCTCGGCATCTCCATGGCTCGCATCGACTTCGCCCCTCGCGGACTCAACCCACCCCACACTCACCCTCGTGCCACTGAGATCCTCACCGTGCTAGAAGGAGAGCTCTATGTTGGCTTTGTGACATCCAACATCGGCCAAACCAACCGCATTTTCACCAAGATTCTGAAGAAGGGCGATGTGTTTGTGTTCCCTCAAGGCCTTGTCCACTTCCAATTCAACCGTGGTCATACAAGAGCTATTGCAATTGCTGCTCTAAGTAGCCAAAACCCCGGTACCATAACCGTTGCAAATGCAGTTTTTGGCTCAAAACCCTCCATATCCGATGAAGTTCTCGCTAAGGCTTTCCAAGTGGATCGGAAGATTGTTTACCGACTCCAAGCTCAATTCTGGATGGATAACAACAATTAGATATATAGGAGACGTTTGAATATCATATATATTATCAATATTATCGTTACTATGCATGGGTTATTATAACCAGTATAATTGACTTAATAAAGTAATTTGTCATGTAACCAtttaatttatttcaataataaagatgatgatgatgatgatgatgatgatgatgatgatgatgatgatgatgcatgagatattttatttgaataatgATATAATATGAGATCCAGTTTGTTTGAAACCTAGGTTTAATCATGCTAACAAAGACAAAAACgtcaaatttataaattatgGTGTTTAATTGTACcttctaaattacaaattaagctGCAATTATATATATGATTGAAATAGACTTAATTAATCAATGTAAAAGTTTATGCATGGTACATCCGCCCAACCTTTTTTTCTCAACATACCTAGCTTTGTCGACATGCTCACTTCAACTAAGATTTTCATAACACATCTAGcttgtttgatttattttatgTACTATTGATGTGATTTGTCCATCCCTCTAATTATATGCCTAACTCAATTGGCTTTCTTGAATCGTCTTGGACATAATTAGTTGATCGAATTTGCCATGACTAATCTTTTTGAACCACCTAGCACGACGATGCGATAATTTCATTTAGCTTGTTCGACATACTTAGCTTGATTGACACCATTGCCTACTACTAGCCTGATTGGCATGCTTAATTAGCTTAGCTAACCCACTTGGTCCTCTCATACAATTATATTTATTCGTGGGCTATAAATGTTCAATTAACGCTATTATAAaccaaaattgaaataaaaataaaatcaaaattcaaacaaTTATCATACCATGATCAACCCTTAGCAACACACTTGAGCAAAACTATCAGCACCACACTCCTCAAACAATTATCATACCTTGTTCAACCGTCATACCATTTATATGGCTTTTAAATCAATAGAATCTATAGCAATCACATAAAACTATAATTTTAGATAACTAAGAGATGGTTCTTCCTATTGCATCCTGAAGAACAACATTTCATCATCTTAGCCATTGACACTACGTCTCTGATGTTCAAATGAGATGGAagaccaactgtaacgacccgccttctactaactaggctgtgaggctgatcgttacattatgttgtctaattcatgtgcggaaagctggtctgattaagattttttttttttctgaactaATGCATAGgcttctgttaatcgctatactatctgAGCTTTAATGTTAAACTACCTCTTGAATTGCCgtggctatgctagaaggggtgttctaggtTTCTGTTGTCATATGGGGCTGAACTAGGGTGTTTTCAGCtagtactaggcctctgatcgatccacggatcgatccagcatgctactgtgtgcggagactaatttggatcgatcggctgatcgatccaagttgggcaatcgatccagtgatcgattccggaccctactgtatgcggaactagcgtctggatcgatcggttgatcgatccagtatgtccaatcgatccagtgatcgattcgacGACGCACTGTATGCGGGttcagctcggatcgatcggctgattgatccacaAACCTTCTATTCGCGACGAAactcggctggatcgatcgactgatcgatccagacgcattctgttcaCGGgataagctgcccaatcgatcagctgatcgatcgagaagcccccaatcgatcggttgatcgatcggggtttctgatttcataacagaacctgatttcagccctggttcgagcagaaatctcatataccaactctaaaccaactgaaatgcattctaacaacaattaactagcattctaaacatgacatggtgcatatttcactagttcatgactttCAAGCAAATTAAAATGCGAAAATGAAAAGtaacaaggttctaatagttagacttgctaaatccctaagatcttcattccaaactcctttttcacacacacatcgtcgttgcattgtcctccagtctccgctagtccatctttcctttacctttatctgcagtataaggaaaagaagtatctataagctttacgcttagtaagaaaccatctacctcacaaaacatgcatacgatgtaatttatgcttttaaaacatgctatttgaaatatgttctgaacatactaaaacatggcatactatcatgcAAAACGTAGAAACCAAAAGCTAATCATGGCTATAACTGAAATGTCAAtaagaaaggactaaactgaaacataaTGAGCTACACTAAAGCTGAGCTAtaactgttttaaaaaaaatataatcactTAACTGATTGTggatttgaaagctattatcatactagataaaaatacataatcatgctgctgatgggcccgacaactgtacttgctatgcgcgcatctctaactaaactcggggttgcaagtcctgaatttagtagggttactaggttatctaaacctagggacgactgtgggagcccaacccaatagatatctaatccagtacagtgccattgctaaaataaaatactgattatagttgaattttacttatcttgctatttctaggttatctgaacctagagctaggttatctgaacctagaggcgactatgggagcccacccatggatcgtagtcccatataagctttactaaaactaaatatactgaataaatgcttctattgcatttagctaagccattaaaatgcctaatttgcattctaaatgtgctgaacatactatcaagcatttggtgtgcgctaatgcacaccctatgtgcctaAAGTCTGTATACTAACAAACGAAGCATAAAAACGGATAaaaagctacttataccgcaggtgaggggtttcttacctcctgggctagatttcttacgattctaatcgctagatttccggagaagacgatcctttcgacaatcttctcgcgtctatgcgttcctctcgcggaggggagtgtcCCTGTATCctagatgtcgccggaaggagcccttgggaccctagggatggagccctaggcgtgcttgtggttggcgccgagaagaggaatgggagaagagaggggcggcgtgcaagggttttgggagaggaaaagttacgaataaaaattaaaactcctcacttaattccctatttatattaaggaattaattcacccaactctaacttaaataaaattgtttccctttcctttcagcacggccctgctgggttctcctggttactagagttcaccttaagtcgtagggcccaataggtctcgggttcaattcccgcgtaggttattttacgattctatttatttttgctacttctgctactctaaaaattctgtaaaaatatcctaaaattccagaaaaatcatagaatatttctaaaataattttgagaattttcgggtgctacaatcccccataccttataaaaagttcatcctcgaacttagaataactctgggtacttctgtctcatactggcttctgtctcccaagttgcctcttctactgtgtgactttgccaaatgacttttactaatggtacctccttgttccgcaatttcttaactgctcggtctattatctgaataggccggctatcatagctgaggtcttcacggactggtaccgactggggctcaatcacctgggtggcatctgagatatgattcttcagcatagagacatgaaatacattatggatggctgacatctcctgtggtagctctaactcatatgctaccttgccaactcttctagtgataaggtatggtcccacatatctgggacttaatttgcccttcttcccaaaacgcattactcccttcatgggagctactctaaggaacactgaatccccaactgaaaactctaagggtctacgccgtgtatcagcatagcttttctagcggctctgagctgtctctatcctctggcggatctgctgtatagctgctgtggtatctgctactagatctgtatgaagttctagttctttctgttcaccactctcataccagcagattggagatctacacctccgcccgtagagagcctcgtaaggtgccatgccgatggtggcctgatag
Coding sequences:
- the LOC122036667 gene encoding putative germin-like protein 2-2, giving the protein MHNNTNIPLLSSVIQLIKDMAMKLLLVALLALAFAHAVLASDPSPLQDFCVADDSSKVFVNGAVCKNMNDVTADDFYTSGLDKPGNTVNNVRSNVTAVNVNKIPGLNTLGISLARIDFAPNGLNPPHTHPRATEILVVLEGELYVGFVTSNIGQTNRLFTKNLKKGDVFVFPQGLIHFQLNTGKYNAVALAGLSSQNPGVITIAKAVFGSTPPISDDVLAKAFQVDKRLVDWLQAQQWTDNNN
- the LOC122036670 gene encoding putative germin-like protein 2-1, which translates into the protein MAAKILMVIAALLAFQLATSRVVWASDPSPLQDFCVANNSSKVFVNGFVCKSMDDVKAEDFFTYGLDKPGNTINKLGSNVRAVNVNTIPGLNTLGISMARIDFAPRGLNPPHTHPRATEILTVLEGELYVGFVTSNIGQTNRIFTKILKKGDVFVFPQGLVHFQFNRGHTRAIAIAALSSQNPGTITVANAVFGSKPSISDEVLAKAFQVDRKIVYRLQAQFWMDNNN